A single window of Sphingobacterium sp. ML3W DNA harbors:
- a CDS encoding SusC/RagA family TonB-linked outer membrane protein: protein MRLERLYKLIPFLICMLLTIQLFAQTVTIDGKVVDTSGKPIAGVTIRYGQKVTSSNASGIFSLTAATGTNISFRMMGYDNVTVTIRNDKNLTVKLKDLNNQMDEVVVRGYVARARETATGASTKISGKDIQDVPAANVESLLQGKVPGLNIQVNTGAPGFRGSTQIRGLSTLSVSGSGDQSFLSPTSPLYVIDGVPMDADRASELGLSQQGPGISPLSLIPPEDVESIEVLKDAQATSLYGSLAAYGVIIITTKRGNSEVPRVRYTGNFFLKTPPKLRETLGGNLERRLKLQQIYGNAMSQFDIDRISETYFLSDSLNAYYNNSTNWQDLYYATTYNQTHNVAIDGGNQKLNYKANLNYYNENGIIKNTGFDRYLANMRFEYHPNDRFKFIAQINGSLGTKSKGDGLGILQTGVADGGMTSTLLPGPSFYLASSSFNSALNTRNSNSSKSIKPFIEASYEFLAGLRATTSFSYESTADNEDTFTPAAANNQFAQVYSFNGQYNSLYNRNSITYSHSFKEKHNIFFNLFNEIRTLEKQSGATKQARTPNDQFEGPLGFDGYFSRGGGILRRGFGREKAISFALSGSYDYMKKYVIDLSYRMDGSSQNGFGNLFTKNPAVGLRWNAFHEEFIKDIDWINLLSIRTSWGINVMPNSTLERVYGKYDITGRYNDQIGIGINYEQIPNPNLKPTTTSQYNVGLDLGFFKNKLEVTYDTYYKKVDNLLFEEKLSSSLGFDKINSNTAAIANYGHELSVMIRPLTQGPLTMSVGFNGAYNQDVLLKLPSHYGGQFVRWESDSDNKYSQMIVYRVGTPTMSNYMLLNRGVYSTDADVPVDPVTGRRYRMDNGTEFKAGDPIFADLDGNYILNDNDFARTGNSQPLFTGGMQFNLNYAHETIGTFGLNMYGSYTAKRTILNNALAERLGLMGDPFGTKATVPLEDIDMWRKPGDVAKYPYAYDYGRFGNIRPFRFDQDLWAEDGSYFKINNIALSYMFTKKAAQRMGLERLRIYVSADNIMTFSKYSGPNPENVTSVGRDASAGYPVPRQYNVGVNIDF, encoded by the coding sequence ATGCGTTTAGAACGACTTTATAAATTAATACCATTTTTGATCTGTATGTTGCTGACGATTCAATTGTTTGCACAAACAGTAACAATAGATGGAAAGGTGGTGGATACCAGTGGTAAGCCAATAGCCGGTGTGACCATTAGGTACGGGCAAAAAGTGACTTCCTCGAATGCGAGTGGTATCTTTAGTTTGACTGCCGCAACAGGAACCAATATTTCCTTTAGGATGATGGGATATGATAATGTGACAGTAACTATCCGTAATGATAAGAATTTGACTGTTAAACTAAAAGACCTTAACAATCAAATGGATGAGGTTGTTGTACGTGGTTATGTTGCTAGAGCACGTGAAACTGCAACTGGTGCATCCACAAAGATTAGTGGTAAAGATATTCAAGATGTACCGGCGGCAAATGTCGAGAGTTTATTGCAAGGTAAAGTACCGGGCTTAAATATCCAAGTCAATACTGGTGCGCCTGGTTTTAGGGGGTCAACACAGATCAGGGGTTTATCTACCTTAAGTGTATCCGGGTCTGGAGACCAATCTTTTCTGTCGCCAACTTCACCGTTATATGTCATTGATGGAGTACCGATGGATGCAGATCGTGCGAGCGAACTGGGACTTTCGCAACAAGGGCCAGGAATCAGTCCGCTATCCTTGATCCCACCAGAGGATGTTGAAAGTATAGAGGTATTGAAAGATGCGCAAGCGACCTCTTTATATGGGTCTTTGGCAGCCTATGGAGTCATCATTATAACGACTAAAAGAGGGAATTCGGAAGTTCCACGGGTCCGTTATACTGGAAACTTCTTTTTAAAGACACCTCCAAAATTAAGAGAAACCTTAGGAGGTAACTTAGAACGTAGACTTAAATTGCAGCAAATCTATGGAAATGCGATGAGTCAATTCGACATCGATCGTATATCGGAAACTTATTTTTTGTCTGACAGTTTAAATGCTTATTATAACAATTCTACCAATTGGCAAGATCTTTATTATGCTACCACCTATAATCAGACGCATAACGTTGCCATTGATGGCGGGAATCAAAAACTCAACTATAAAGCCAATTTAAATTATTACAATGAGAATGGAATTATTAAGAATACAGGATTTGATCGTTATTTGGCCAACATGCGTTTTGAATATCATCCAAACGACCGATTCAAATTTATTGCTCAAATAAACGGTTCCTTAGGTACTAAAAGTAAAGGTGATGGACTTGGTATTTTGCAAACCGGTGTAGCGGATGGGGGGATGACTTCGACCTTATTACCAGGACCTTCTTTTTACCTCGCGTCTTCCAGTTTCAATTCAGCCTTAAACACGCGGAATAGTAATTCATCAAAATCTATTAAGCCATTTATTGAGGCCTCTTATGAGTTTCTTGCTGGACTAAGAGCGACCACTAGTTTTAGCTACGAGTCAACTGCTGATAATGAGGATACATTTACGCCTGCAGCTGCTAATAATCAATTTGCACAGGTATATTCTTTCAATGGTCAATATAATAGCTTGTACAATCGGAATTCGATTACCTATAGTCATTCATTTAAAGAAAAACATAATATTTTCTTCAACTTATTTAATGAGATACGGACGTTAGAAAAACAATCTGGTGCCACTAAACAGGCTAGGACTCCCAATGATCAGTTTGAAGGACCACTAGGTTTTGATGGATATTTCTCTAGAGGTGGTGGTATATTAAGACGCGGTTTTGGTAGAGAAAAAGCGATATCTTTTGCCCTATCAGGATCTTATGATTACATGAAAAAGTATGTAATCGATTTATCCTACCGGATGGATGGTTCCTCGCAAAATGGATTTGGCAATTTATTTACAAAAAATCCTGCAGTGGGTTTGCGTTGGAATGCCTTTCATGAAGAGTTTATTAAGGATATCGATTGGATCAACCTCTTGTCGATTAGGACGAGTTGGGGGATTAATGTCATGCCCAATAGTACGTTGGAACGGGTGTATGGAAAATATGATATCACAGGTCGCTATAATGACCAAATCGGAATTGGAATTAATTACGAACAAATTCCCAATCCCAACTTAAAGCCAACGACAACCTCACAGTATAATGTAGGATTGGATTTAGGCTTTTTCAAAAATAAACTTGAAGTGACATATGATACCTACTACAAAAAAGTGGACAACCTGCTGTTTGAAGAGAAACTCTCTTCTTCGCTGGGATTTGATAAAATAAATAGTAATACAGCTGCAATTGCCAATTATGGTCATGAACTATCTGTGATGATTAGACCCCTAACGCAGGGACCATTGACGATGTCTGTTGGTTTTAATGGAGCCTATAATCAAGATGTTTTATTGAAGCTGCCGAGTCATTATGGAGGACAGTTCGTGCGTTGGGAGAGTGATTCTGATAATAAGTATTCACAAATGATAGTTTATCGTGTGGGAACGCCTACGATGTCAAATTATATGCTATTAAATAGAGGCGTCTACAGTACGGATGCTGATGTACCTGTTGATCCAGTGACCGGGCGTCGTTACCGTATGGATAATGGAACAGAATTTAAAGCAGGAGATCCAATCTTTGCCGATCTGGATGGTAATTATATCTTAAATGATAATGATTTCGCTAGAACGGGTAATTCACAACCATTATTTACAGGAGGGATGCAGTTTAATCTGAATTATGCGCATGAAACTATTGGAACGTTTGGATTGAATATGTATGGATCTTATACAGCTAAAAGAACAATCTTGAATAACGCTCTGGCAGAACGTTTAGGATTGATGGGGGATCCGTTTGGAACAAAAGCAACAGTCCCATTGGAAGATATCGATATGTGGAGAAAACCTGGCGATGTAGCGAAATACCCTTATGCTTATGACTATGGAAGATTCGGAAACATCCGCCCTTTCCGATTTGATCAGGATCTATGGGCAGAGGACGGTAGCTACTTTAAAATCAATAATATTGCTTTATCCTATATGTTTACCAAAAAAGCAGCGCAACGCATGGGTTTAGAAAGACTTCGGATTTATGTATCTGCTGATAATATCATGACTTTTTCTAAATATAGTGGTCCCAATCCAGAGAATGTGACTTCTGTAGGGCGGGATGCATCCGCTGGTTACCCTGTCCCGAGACAATATAATGTGGGGGTGAATATTGATTTTTAA
- a CDS encoding DUF5007 domain-containing protein, translated as MKRINAHKIIKGPTCLAVIFLLCFAATSCKKLYNLPEEKEFLSPNINYETKSFYPVLGRTTRFGSINNDHSTTPLHFEIVNPRYGDGKPYTDLFQVKPTFIWKALYDGKERSLEEIEAKRELVMKPLMEVDSTGLFVLWNTSTDDLVTPRSADSIDLVQDIRYFDVKISNTGGNTIIKDFQIIPWRVRDYEPSTDINPYNGLEAPDPSDPKNPKKRDYIRPSFMDNIVGAGSDEQLKTDDVNKDLVVYIRRFEGGNGHNLRFVFLDKDNKPINPDNFNETKWDELVHGFNRVRTSEYVQYDVAYPIPLTNYPTPYTSSDNAKVEFGYSRIGFGGFLSTSRFGLNFKILTQGDWEVVFHFKRENPKFDNE; from the coding sequence ATGAAAAGAATTAATGCCCATAAAATCATAAAGGGGCCAACTTGTCTAGCGGTAATATTTTTGCTCTGTTTTGCTGCAACAAGTTGTAAAAAACTATATAATTTACCGGAGGAAAAGGAGTTTTTGAGTCCTAATATTAATTATGAAACAAAGTCCTTTTATCCAGTATTGGGTAGAACAACACGTTTTGGCTCGATTAACAATGACCATTCGACAACTCCTTTGCATTTTGAAATCGTTAATCCAAGGTATGGTGATGGGAAACCATATACGGATCTTTTTCAAGTGAAACCTACTTTTATTTGGAAAGCATTGTATGATGGAAAGGAAAGATCTCTTGAAGAAATAGAGGCTAAACGTGAATTGGTGATGAAACCTTTGATGGAAGTCGATTCTACTGGTCTATTTGTTTTATGGAATACGTCAACAGATGATCTGGTCACACCTCGCTCAGCAGATAGTATTGATTTGGTTCAAGATATCCGATATTTTGATGTAAAGATTTCCAATACTGGAGGAAATACCATCATTAAGGATTTTCAAATTATTCCGTGGCGGGTTCGCGATTACGAACCTTCAACCGATATAAATCCTTACAATGGCCTTGAGGCCCCAGATCCAAGTGACCCTAAAAATCCTAAGAAAAGAGATTATATCAGGCCCTCTTTTATGGATAATATCGTAGGAGCAGGTTCTGATGAACAGTTGAAGACAGATGATGTGAATAAAGACCTAGTGGTTTATATCAGACGTTTTGAAGGTGGGAATGGGCATAATTTACGCTTTGTTTTTTTGGATAAAGATAATAAACCCATTAACCCCGATAATTTTAATGAAACAAAATGGGATGAATTAGTACATGGATTTAATCGTGTCAGAACGAGCGAGTATGTGCAATATGACGTAGCATATCCGATCCCGTTGACAAATTATCCCACTCCTTATACAAGTTCTGATAATGCTAAGGTTGAATTTGGTTATTCTAGAATAGGCTTTGGTGGGTTTTTGTCGACTTCAAGATTTGGGTTAAACTTTAAAATTTTAACCCAAGGAGATTGGGAAGTGGTTTTCCACTTCAAGAGAGAGAATCCAAAATTTGATAACGAATAA
- a CDS encoding ATP/GTP-binding protein, giving the protein MKNNKLEYWFLILISGIFFFSCSKDKGYYAKTPNEPIYKGNMYDYLKSKPGVYDSLIKVIDRIELQGLMRDSSVTLFALTNANFQMALQNLNNTLSLSDKSPQYLNSVKLTVLDSLLCQYILRGSIPSDSITNQDGKEAYGVRYGYPMHIDLAKQTSSGFIDGGPMTMNFSDTRKSVFKRNWITTETSSLNVKTDNGIVHVLAADHVFGFNKFVSQVIYVPPPENLFKTIGGTPNASKETSGGPNAVEASKHVFDGDPETKFFLSSPGQFYIEWEFPELVAANSYTLTSANDLADRDPTDWTLQGWNEESEKWDLLDKLSDQEFEERFQLKVFSFKNTKGYKTYRLNIARMYGGNDFQLADWTMNRSK; this is encoded by the coding sequence ATGAAAAATAACAAATTGGAATATTGGTTTTTAATTTTGATTTCAGGAATCTTCTTTTTTTCCTGCTCAAAGGATAAGGGCTATTATGCTAAAACTCCAAATGAACCGATCTATAAGGGTAATATGTATGATTATCTTAAAAGCAAACCTGGAGTTTATGATTCGTTGATAAAAGTAATCGATCGTATAGAATTACAAGGGCTAATGCGCGATAGTTCTGTTACACTATTTGCATTGACCAATGCGAATTTTCAGATGGCGTTACAAAACTTAAACAACACGTTAAGTTTATCTGATAAATCGCCACAATACCTAAATTCAGTCAAATTAACAGTGCTGGACTCCTTATTGTGCCAATATATCTTGCGCGGTAGTATACCGAGTGATTCGATTACAAATCAAGATGGTAAAGAAGCATACGGTGTGCGCTATGGATACCCTATGCATATTGATTTAGCTAAACAAACCTCTTCAGGTTTTATTGATGGAGGACCGATGACAATGAATTTTTCGGATACGCGTAAATCTGTTTTTAAAAGAAATTGGATAACGACTGAAACAAGCTCCCTCAATGTAAAAACCGATAATGGTATTGTGCACGTACTTGCTGCAGATCATGTATTTGGTTTTAATAAGTTCGTTAGCCAAGTGATTTATGTACCACCACCAGAAAACTTATTTAAAACCATTGGCGGAACACCTAACGCATCCAAAGAAACAAGCGGTGGACCAAATGCGGTGGAAGCTTCTAAACATGTATTTGATGGCGACCCAGAAACTAAATTCTTCTTATCAAGTCCTGGACAGTTTTATATTGAATGGGAGTTCCCTGAGTTAGTGGCAGCAAATAGCTATACGTTGACCTCCGCCAATGATCTTGCAGATCGTGATCCTACGGATTGGACGTTGCAGGGGTGGAATGAAGAGTCTGAGAAATGGGATTTATTGGACAAACTGAGTGATCAAGAGTTTGAAGAAAGATTTCAGTTGAAAGTATTCTCATTCAAAAATACGAAAGGATATAAAACATATCGTTTGAATATCGCACGTATGTATGGTGGAAATGATTTTCAATTGGCTGACTGGACTATGAATAGAAGCAAGTAA
- a CDS encoding RagB/SusD family nutrient uptake outer membrane protein → MKRYLSFYCFLLTFLLLFSGCKKMLDVDSTRSVKEENMWNSLEDTRAALIGVYGLTKAALNDHNAYWLYGEVRSGDYESPNRQDLKAIMNHDLKANYESLNALSNWRRWFAIVNAANLFLERAPDVREKDKRYTENNLVVDIAQIRFLRAYAYYNMVLIWGDVPLITSSHDGSFENQEKEDKLKLYAWIEKEMFEAAQDLPYSYSTGDEQQIGNYYNEGSGRWQGALARKLSAYALLTHLAAWQGNYADAAAYSQFVMTNYNKAGSFYISTSALTDGNGFFFEKRPEHIFGFSYIWSHVEASFTGHIEELTLAAPVVNKTTPDLYMTKENILKTFIEKKDQRFSIDTLGNPNTEVYFRNFNGKYPIFSKIKCIQGGSSDPSFRIFTSATVLTRLEDIALLRAEALAVLGETNNAIDLLNEIRSRRGLKNYSETANGDLVDAIFLERKRELMGEGHRWYDMIRREKIKHDNPKLAQLIENDGIYWPIAKDVLDQNKLITQNAYWK, encoded by the coding sequence ATGAAAAGATACCTTAGTTTTTATTGCTTCTTGTTGACCTTCTTGCTGCTTTTTTCGGGCTGTAAGAAAATGCTTGATGTAGATTCCACGCGATCAGTTAAAGAAGAGAATATGTGGAATTCGCTCGAAGATACTAGAGCCGCACTAATAGGCGTATATGGCTTAACAAAAGCTGCATTGAATGATCATAATGCCTATTGGCTTTATGGTGAGGTCCGGTCTGGAGATTATGAAAGTCCAAATCGACAAGATCTGAAAGCCATCATGAATCATGATCTTAAGGCTAATTATGAGTCGTTAAATGCTTTGTCTAATTGGAGAAGATGGTTTGCCATTGTCAATGCAGCTAACTTGTTTTTAGAGCGTGCTCCTGACGTAAGAGAAAAAGATAAACGCTATACCGAAAATAATTTGGTTGTAGACATTGCACAAATTAGATTCTTGAGAGCTTATGCTTACTATAATATGGTTTTAATATGGGGAGATGTTCCTTTGATAACTTCATCGCATGATGGTAGCTTCGAAAATCAAGAAAAAGAAGATAAGTTGAAATTATATGCTTGGATAGAAAAAGAAATGTTTGAAGCAGCTCAAGATTTACCTTACTCCTACAGTACAGGAGATGAGCAACAGATCGGAAATTACTACAATGAAGGATCGGGTCGTTGGCAAGGGGCTTTAGCGAGAAAACTATCGGCTTATGCTTTGTTGACCCATCTTGCAGCATGGCAGGGAAATTATGCCGATGCTGCAGCGTATTCTCAATTTGTCATGACGAATTATAATAAAGCTGGATCATTCTATATATCAACATCTGCGTTGACAGATGGAAATGGATTTTTCTTTGAGAAAAGACCTGAACATATCTTTGGTTTCAGTTATATATGGTCTCATGTGGAAGCATCCTTTACCGGGCATATTGAAGAATTGACATTAGCAGCACCTGTTGTGAATAAAACGACGCCAGATCTGTATATGACAAAAGAAAATATCTTAAAAACTTTTATAGAAAAAAAAGATCAACGATTCAGTATTGATACTTTGGGTAATCCAAATACAGAGGTGTATTTCCGAAACTTTAATGGTAAATATCCCATTTTCAGTAAAATCAAATGTATTCAAGGAGGAAGCTCTGACCCGAGTTTTAGAATATTTACCAGCGCGACAGTCTTGACTCGGTTGGAAGATATCGCTTTGTTGCGCGCAGAAGCATTGGCAGTTTTAGGAGAAACGAACAATGCGATCGATCTATTAAATGAAATTAGAAGCCGCCGGGGATTGAAAAATTATAGCGAAACAGCAAATGGTGATTTAGTTGATGCCATCTTCCTAGAACGTAAAAGGGAGCTGATGGGAGAAGGTCACCGTTGGTATGATATGATTCGTCGTGAAAAAATTAAACACGACAATCCAAAGCTAGCTCAACTCATTGAAAATGATGGTATATATTGGCCTATAGCCAAAGATGTGCTGGATCAGAATAAACTTATTACACAGAATGCTTACTGGAAATAA
- a CDS encoding SusC/RagA family TonB-linked outer membrane protein, translating into MILRKDLKKIIFLGWNCIFGCLHVVAQNQENQQVVDSLGASLAEVKLDSVFGIPRSEINAVSISSVSTLPLTSLQQFLKANNTGLFINESSGEPGTKQPMFFRGISRPLLSESDVFQNQPLVVIDGVPMIGEHPFAYAVQSYDLERIGPATNLLTNINIDLIESIEVLKDVAATALYGPNAAHGVIVVKTKAYKADKTNRIAVNMYTGFAQKPQVTTINGDFENKFRQQFYDLYSSNGQYDEGDSYPLYLSDSLNTNYFGKSDWTDSYYNNALLHNINTNLSGGGPRANFQFMAGSSQDKGVADHTKLNKYYALFGLNMKPLKWMTFTTQANINRTDRNRNRNLRDRFAQMAYFPDLSAPLAPNKLIYDDYLSLYNKGFDNNKINLAQAFANLQLDFGNLHFLSTGMVDYNEGYRDQFFHSKLMENNSFASNYNGFNQRALFENKIYYDWKINEKNNLNLLVGNTLQWDTYRYNYAYAYKGVNDFIKVNLLEDDSNLENYLNPIAFPRELVFKFIDRTRHNMVSFYGKATYDYDQKLETSLVLRTDGSSNAQPDSRWLFTPSLSSKWNLKNSYFQSSDRVKNMAARLSLGRIGLPNTFDDVAQGPNYVSQIGYTGNQIVAGYNGMAALVRPYESGWVGYNLPWAYTDQGNLGFDFATYKNNFFVSVDFYLKQTKNQMIGIPAFSEYGYKSNNQPGMDVQNAGIDFTIGIDPVKRDIFTWSTVLNISHNQNKLKALPNGLDQLILGNSLLQVGKPLDQYWLLNNEGLYQSDAEVPLGMTYNGIAMKAGDPMWKDQNGDNRIDDMDRTLQGHKLPTVFGNLSNRLIYGNWDLNFNLYFNLGRKVINQEMANRFDFINNEGSRNLDAIKEITFWEKRGDYSKYPLYNPWSTVMPYQLDQDLFLENASFIKLRSVTLGYNFTELLNGNKDKIKNVYAYVSANNLLTLTSYSGVDPEIIDYTGYDNGATMRIPRMYTLGVKFDF; encoded by the coding sequence ATGATTTTAAGAAAGGATTTGAAGAAAATCATTTTTTTAGGATGGAATTGCATTTTTGGCTGCCTACATGTTGTAGCTCAAAATCAAGAAAATCAGCAAGTTGTGGACTCTTTGGGGGCGAGTTTGGCAGAAGTAAAGCTAGATTCAGTGTTTGGCATCCCAAGGTCAGAAATAAACGCTGTAAGCATATCTTCCGTATCCACATTACCGTTAACCTCATTGCAGCAATTCCTGAAGGCTAACAATACAGGATTGTTCATTAATGAATCTTCTGGCGAGCCAGGAACCAAGCAACCGATGTTCTTCCGAGGAATTTCAAGACCATTGTTGTCCGAGTCTGATGTGTTTCAAAATCAGCCTCTTGTCGTTATAGATGGGGTACCCATGATTGGTGAACATCCTTTTGCTTATGCCGTCCAGTCCTATGATCTCGAAAGGATCGGTCCTGCGACAAATTTATTGACCAATATCAATATTGATTTAATTGAGTCTATAGAAGTACTGAAAGATGTGGCCGCTACAGCACTCTATGGTCCTAATGCTGCGCATGGAGTGATTGTTGTCAAAACGAAAGCGTATAAGGCGGATAAAACGAATAGAATTGCGGTGAATATGTATACCGGTTTTGCACAAAAACCACAGGTAACAACTATTAATGGTGATTTTGAAAATAAATTCAGACAGCAATTTTATGATTTATATAGCTCCAATGGTCAGTATGATGAAGGTGATTCTTATCCTTTGTATCTAAGCGATTCGTTGAACACAAATTATTTTGGTAAATCTGATTGGACAGATTCTTATTATAATAATGCGCTTTTACATAATATCAATACGAATCTTTCTGGAGGTGGTCCACGTGCTAATTTTCAATTTATGGCGGGTTCATCCCAAGATAAAGGGGTTGCCGATCACACAAAACTGAATAAGTATTATGCCTTATTTGGATTGAATATGAAACCATTAAAATGGATGACATTCACTACGCAAGCTAATATTAACCGTACAGACCGTAATCGAAACCGTAACCTTAGGGATCGATTTGCTCAAATGGCTTATTTTCCAGATTTATCGGCGCCATTGGCACCTAATAAATTAATCTATGATGATTATTTATCCTTATATAACAAAGGATTTGATAATAATAAAATAAATCTTGCTCAAGCCTTTGCTAATTTGCAATTAGACTTTGGAAATCTTCATTTTTTATCAACAGGAATGGTTGATTATAATGAAGGGTATCGAGATCAATTTTTTCACAGTAAATTGATGGAAAACAATAGTTTTGCTTCAAATTATAATGGATTTAATCAACGTGCTTTATTTGAAAATAAGATTTATTACGATTGGAAAATAAATGAAAAAAACAATTTAAACCTCCTAGTCGGAAATACGTTACAGTGGGATACCTATCGCTATAATTACGCTTATGCTTATAAAGGAGTTAATGATTTTATTAAAGTAAATCTATTGGAAGATGATTCAAATCTTGAAAATTATTTGAATCCCATAGCTTTTCCGAGGGAATTGGTGTTCAAGTTTATCGATCGTACGCGGCATAATATGGTGTCATTTTATGGAAAGGCGACTTACGACTATGATCAAAAACTGGAGACCTCTTTAGTGTTGCGAACAGATGGCTCTTCAAATGCGCAACCAGATTCTCGCTGGTTATTTACACCTTCATTGTCTTCGAAATGGAATCTGAAAAACAGCTATTTCCAATCTAGTGATCGCGTGAAAAATATGGCTGCTCGCCTGAGTCTAGGAAGAATAGGATTGCCAAATACCTTTGATGATGTTGCCCAAGGGCCAAATTATGTTTCTCAAATAGGGTATACGGGTAATCAAATAGTGGCTGGGTATAATGGTATGGCGGCACTAGTACGACCATATGAATCAGGCTGGGTCGGGTATAATCTGCCTTGGGCATATACCGATCAAGGTAATCTAGGTTTTGATTTTGCAACCTACAAGAATAATTTTTTTGTTTCGGTGGATTTTTATTTGAAACAAACGAAAAATCAGATGATAGGGATTCCCGCTTTTAGTGAATATGGCTATAAGTCGAACAATCAACCCGGAATGGATGTTCAAAATGCAGGGATTGATTTCACAATAGGTATAGATCCTGTGAAACGCGATATTTTTACCTGGTCGACAGTACTTAATATTTCGCACAATCAAAATAAGTTAAAAGCTCTGCCGAATGGATTGGATCAATTAATTCTTGGAAATAGCTTGCTCCAAGTCGGTAAGCCACTCGATCAATACTGGTTGCTGAACAATGAAGGTTTATATCAGTCAGATGCTGAAGTACCCTTAGGTATGACTTACAATGGTATTGCTATGAAAGCAGGTGACCCGATGTGGAAAGATCAGAATGGAGATAATCGCATCGATGATATGGACCGTACACTTCAAGGACATAAACTACCCACTGTTTTTGGAAATTTAAGCAATCGATTGATTTATGGAAATTGGGACCTCAATTTTAATCTTTATTTTAATCTTGGTAGAAAAGTCATCAATCAAGAGATGGCCAATCGATTTGATTTTATTAATAATGAGGGCAGTCGAAACTTGGATGCAATCAAAGAGATTACTTTTTGGGAAAAAAGAGGAGACTACAGTAAATATCCTTTGTATAACCCATGGAGCACAGTCATGCCTTACCAACTTGATCAGGATTTATTTTTGGAGAACGCTTCTTTTATTAAACTTCGCTCCGTAACACTGGGCTATAATTTCACCGAATTGTTGAATGGAAATAAGGATAAGATAAAAAATGTATATGCTTACGTTTCGGCTAATAACCTGTTGACCCTGACGTCGTACTCTGGAGTTGATCCTGAAATCATTGATTATACAGGCTATGATAATGGAGCGACAATGCGAATCCCTCGCATGTATACGCTGGGTGTAAAATTTGACTTCTAA